A portion of the Coturnix japonica isolate 7356 chromosome 4, Coturnix japonica 2.1, whole genome shotgun sequence genome contains these proteins:
- the LOC107313685 gene encoding melatonin receptor type 1A, whose amino-acid sequence MLFMKKAMHGKETEERPTGNIFVVSLAIADLVVAIYPYPLVLTSVFHNGWTMGNVHCQISGFLMGLSVIGSIFNITGIAINRYCYICHSLKYDKLYSDKNSLCYVALIWVLTVVAIVPNLFVGSLQYDPRIYSCTFAQSVSSAYTIAVVFFHFMLPIAIVTYCYLRIWILVIQVRRRVKPDNNPRLKPHDFRNFVTMFVVFVLFAVCWAPLNFIGLAVAVDPETIIPRIPEWLFVSSYYMAYFNSCLNAIIYGLLNQNFRREYKKIIVSFCTAKAFFQDSSNDAADRIRSKPSPLITNNNQVKVDSV is encoded by the coding sequence gaaATATATTTGTGGTAAGCCTGGCAATTGCAGACTTGGTCGTAGCAATCTATCCATATCCACTGGTCCTCACATCTGTATTTCACAATGGATGGACTATGGGAAACGTTCACTGCCAGATAAGTGGGTTCCTGATGGGATTAAGCGTCATTGGGTCGATTTTCAATATTACTGGCATTGCTATCAATCGATACTGCTATATCTGCCACAGTCTCAAATATGACAAGCTGTACAGCGACAAGAATTCTTTGTGCTATGTTGCTCTTATCTGGGTCCTAACAGTTGTTGCTATTGTACCCAACCTGTTTGTGGGATCTTTACAGTATGACCCCAGGATTTACTCGTGTACATTTGCACAGTCTGTGAGTTCAGCATATACAATAGCAGTGGTGTTTTTCCACTTCATGCTTCCCATAGCCATAGTTACTTACTGTTACTTGAGAATATGGATCCTTGTTATTCAGGTAAGACGAAGGGTTAAACCAGACAACAACCCCAGACTGAAACCACATGACTTCAGAAACTTTGTAACCATGTTTGTGGTATTTGTACTGTTTGCAGTCTGCTGGGCTCCTTTGAACTTCATTGGCCTTGCTGTGGCTGTGGACCCAGAAACCATAATACCTAGGATCCCAGAGTGGTTGTTTGTGTCTAGCTATTACATGGCATATTTCAACAGCTGCCTTAATGCCATCATATATGGACTCCTGAACCAGAACTTCAGAAGAGAATATAAGAAAATTATTGTCAGTTTTTGTACAGCAAAAGCTTTTTTCCAGGACAGTTCTAATGATGCAGCAGACAGGATAAGAAGTAAACCTTCTCCGCTGATTACAAACAACAATCAAGTGAAGGTGGACTCTGTGTGA